In Cellulomonas wangsupingiae, the genomic window CCCTGGCCCGCACGGGGCTGGGGTTCGCCCCGTCGCTCGTGATGTTCCTCGACGGCGAGGGCCTGACGCCCGGCGACGGCGAGGAGGAGGACCGCATCGACGAGCGGCTGGAGCAGCAGCTGACGGACGACGTCGTCGCGGTGGTCCGCGAGGGTCTCGCGAACGCGGCACGGCACGCCCAGGCGTCGTCGGTGACCGTGCGTGTCATGGTCCGTGGGGCCGGCCCGACCGGCTCGGTCGAGGTCGAGGTCGAGGACGACGGGGTCGGCCTCCCGGTCGAGCGCGAGCGCAGCTCGGGCACCGGCAACCTCGCGTCCCGCGCGCGCCAGCACGGCGGCACGTTCAGCGTCGGTGCGTCGCCCAGCGGCACGGGGACGCTGCTGAGCTGGCAGGCGCCGCTCGGTTGAGAGCGGCGCCCGCGCGCGGGCTCAGTGCCCGGGCTCGGCCCGCCAGCCGGAGTTCTTGCGCGACGCCACCCACGCGGCCACCTGCGTGCGCCGCTGCAGGCCCATCTTGGCCAGCAGCGAGGTGATGTGGTTCTTGACGGTCTTCTCCGCGACCCCGAGACGCTCGGCGATCTCGCGGTTCGACATGCCCTCGCCGATGAGGTCGAGGACGCGCAGCTCGCTCGGCGTCAAGGACTCCGTGGGGTCCTCGTGCCCGGCCCGGCGGCGGGCGACGGTCCGGTCGTCGAGCAGCGTGCGCCCGGCGGCGACCGCGCGGATGACGTCGGTGATCTCGGCGCCGCGCACGCTCTTGAGCAGGTAGGCGGCCGCACCCGCGTCGAGGGCGGCGGCCAGCGCGTCGTCGTCGTCGAACGACGTCAGGACGATGGCCCGCGCCTGCGGCAGCGTCTCACGCACCGCCTTGATGAGGTCGATCCCCGTGCCGTCGGGCAGCTGCAGGTCGACCAGCATCACCTGCGGCCGGACCAGCGTCGCGCGCCGGACCCCGTCGGCGACGGACCCCGCCTCGGCGACGACGGTCATGCCGTCGGTGCGCTCGACGACCTCGGCGATGCCGCGGCGGACGACCTCGTGGTCGTCGACGATCATGACGGAGATGGGCCCGGACCGCTCACCCGCGGGGGGAGGCGGAGTCGACTGGCTCGTGGCAGACACAATGGCATCGTATCGACCCGTGACCACGATCCTGATCCCCCGTGACGTCGACGGCGCGCCGTCCCTCCCCTCCGGCGTCGTCGCCGTCCCCTACGACGTCACCGCACCGCCCCCGCCGCAGGCCGCCGAGGCCGACGCGCTGGTCGTGTGGGGCAACCCGCCCGACCGCCTCGCCGAGCTCGCAGCGGCCGCGCCACGCCTGCGCTGGGTGCAGACCCTCGCCGCCGGGCCGGACGCCGTGCTCGCGGCCGGGTTCGCGGACGACGTGGTGGTGACGAACGGTCGTGGTCTGCACGACGCGACCGTGGCCGAGCACGTCCTGGCCCTCACGCTCGCGTGCGTGCGCCGCGTCCCGGACCTCGTGCGCGCGCAGGCCGAGCACCGGTGGGCGCACGAGCTGGGCGGCCTGCAGCCCTTGCACCCGGCGGGTGCCGTGCGCACCCTCATCGGTGCGCAGGTCACGGTGTGGGGCTTCGGCTCGATCGCCGCACGGCTCGCCCCCCTGCTCGTCGGCCTCGGCGCCCGGGTGACGGGCGTCGCCACGTCGGCCGGTGAGCGCCACGGGTTCCCCGTCGTCACGCCCGCCGACCTGCCGGACGTCCTGCCGCGCACGGACGTGCTGATCGGCCTGCTGCCCGCGCTGGACGCGACCCGCCACGCCATCGGCGCGCACGTCCTGGACCTCCTGCCCTCCCGCGCCTGGGTGGTCAACGCGGGCCGCGGGTCGACGCTCGACGAGGACGCGCTGCTCGCGGCCCTGCGCGCCGGCGGCGTCGCGGGGGCCGCTCTCGACGTGTTCGCGACCGAGCCGCTCCCGGCCGACTCACCGCTGTGGAGCGAGCCGGGCGTGCTCGTCAGCCCGCACGCCGCGGGTGGCCGTCCGGTCGGGTGGACCGACCTGGTGGCGGACAACGTCGACCGGTTCCTGGCCGGTCGCACCCTGCGCAACGTCGTCGACCGGTGACGTCCCGTCGTCCCGCCCGTCACTGACGCGGGCGGGGCGGCCGCGGGCGCGGCTGGCACCGCGGGCACGTGAACGACGAGCGGTTCGCGAACGCGTCGCGTCGCACGGGCGTGCCGCAGCGCGGGCACGGGCGGCCCTCCTGGCCGTACACGGCGAGCGACCGGTCGAAGTACCCGGAGGCGCCGTTGACGTTCACGTACAGCGCGTCGAAGCTCGTCCCGCCCTGCACCAGCGCCTCGGCCATGACCTCGGCGGCGGCCGCGAGGACCCGGACGGCGTCGGCGCGGCGCAGCACCGCGGTGGGACGCGCACCGTGCAGGCGCGCCCGCCACAGCGCCTCGTCGGCGTAGATGTTGCCGATGCCCGACACGAGCGTCTGGTCGAGCAGGGCGCGCTTGAGCTCCGTGCGGCGGGCGCGCAGGGCGTCCACGACGGCGTCCCGGTCGAGCGCGGGGTCGAGCAGGTCACGGGCGATGTGCGCGACCGGGGCGGGCACGACGGCCCGGGACGATCCCAGCCCGCCGGGCGCGCCGTCGTCGGTGGCGACGAGATCCGGCACCGACAGGTGCCCGAACGTGCGCTGGTCGACGAAGTCGAGCGCCGAGCCGTCGTCGAGCTCCAGGCGCACGCGCAGGTGGGGGTGCTCGACCCAGCCCTCCGGGCCCGTCGCGACGACAGGGCCGCCGGGCGTCGCGCCACCGTCCGCCGGCGCGGCACCTCGCACGAGCAGCTGCCCGCTCATCCCGAGGTGCGCCAGCAGCGCGTCGTCACCCCGGCCGGGGCCCTCGTCGAGCAGGAGCCACAGGAACTTGCCGCGGCGGACCGCCGCGTCCAGCCGTCGCCCGGTGAGACGAGCGGCGAAGTCGGTCGGTCCGGCGTCGTGCCGGCGCACCGAGTAGTCGCGCCGGACGCGGACCGCCGTGACGGTGCGGCCGAGCACGTGGCGTGCCAGACCGTCGCGGACGGTCTCGACCTCGGGCAGCTCGGGCACGCGTCAGCGCGCGTCGGCCGTGGGAGGTGCCGCCCCGCCCTCCACCGCGACCGGCTCGGGAGCGGACGCGGTGTCCTGCGCGGCGTCCCGCAGCGCGCTGAGGGCTGCCCAGGCGGCCGATGCCGCCTGCTGCTCGGCGATCTTCTTGGCCGATCCCGTGCCGCTGCCGCGGACCTCGCCGGCGACGACGGCGTGCGCCGTGAACGTGCGGGCGTGGTCGGGGCCCTCGCCCGTGACCTCGTAGGAGGGCGCGCCCAGGCCGAGCGCCGCGGACAGCTCCTGCAGCGACGTCTTCCAGTCGAGGCCGGCGCCGAGGTCGGCGGCCGCGGCAAGCGTGGGGCTCACGAGCCGGAAGACGAGCTCGCGTGCCGGCTCCAGGCCGTGCGACAGGTAGACCGCACCGAAGATCGCCTCGAGGGTGTCGGACAGGATCGAGTCCTTGTCGGTGCCGCCCGTCGCGAGCTCACCCTTGCCGAGCAGCACGTAGCTGCCGAGGTCGAGCGTGCGCGCGACCTGCGCGAGGGCACGCTGCGAGACCGTCGCGGCGCGCATCTTGGCGAGGTCGCCCTCGGCGTGCGTGGGGTGCGTCCGGTAGAGGTGCTCGGTGACGACGAGCCCCAGCACGGTGTCGCCCAGGAACTCCAGGCGCTCGTTGGTGGGGATGCCGCCGGCCTCGTGGGCGAACGACCTGTGGGTCAGCGCCAGCACGAGAAGCTCGGGGTCCAGGTGGACCCCGAGCTTCTCGAGGAGCGACTGCGCTGCCGTGCTCACGCGACGTCGGTGTCGACGGGTGTGCCGGTCATCGGGGCCGCGAAGGTCAGACGGCCTCGTGCTCGCTGCGCACGGCCTCGACGTAGCGACGGCCGTTGTACGCACCGCACGACGGGCACGCGATGTGCGGCCGCGTCTGCGACTTGCACTGGGGGCAGGTGGTGAGCGTCGTGGCAGTGGTCTTCCACTGCGACCGACGCGCACGGGTGTTGCTGCGCGACATCTTGCGCTTCGGAACCGCCACGGTCAGCTCTCTCTCTTCTCGTCGTCAGTACCCGCCAGGCTGCCGAGGGCAGCCCACCGGGGGTCGATCGTCTCGTGCGTGTGGTCCGGGTCGTCCGCGAGACGCTCCCCGCACTCCGAGCACAGTCCCGGGCAGTCCGGCCGGCACAGGGGCCGGAAGGGCAGCACGGGCACGATCGCGTCCCGCAGCGCGGGCTCGAGGTCGACCAGGTCGCCCTCCAGCTCGCGCACGTCCTCGTCGTCGTCACCGCTCTGCGCCGCGGCCTCGGCACGCTCGGGGTAGACGTACAGCTCCTGCAGGGGGGCGTCGACATCCTCGACGACCCGCTCCAGGCACCGCACGCACTCCCCGACGGCCTCGCCGCGGATCGAGCCGGTGACCAGGACCCCCTCCATGACCGCCTCGAGCCGGACGTCCAGCTCGAGGTCGTTCCCGGGGGGGATGCCGATCATGCCGCTGCCGAGATCGTCCGGTGCCGCGACCGTCCGCTGCACCGTCCGCATCGACCCCGGACGCCGACCGAGCTCATGGGTCTCGAGCACGAACGGCGAGTGGGGATCGAGGTGGGATGGGCGCACGGTCCGGTCCCCTCGTTCCAGGTGGGTGCCGCACGCGGGCGTGCGGCACGGTCTTGCGGCATGGATGACTCGGCCCACGCCACGAACGGCAGGACCGACCGTCAACTCTACGGCACGGCGGGCCCCTGCCCAAACCGCCACCGCGACGCCCGACGGGGCGCGGTGGCGGCACGGCGCTAGGACTCGCCCGGCGCGAGCCTGCCCGCGAGCTTGGCGCGTCCGGCCTGCACCTGCGAGAGCACCTTGCCGAGGTCGATCTCGAAGTCCGCCAGGCGCCGGTCGCAGTAGTCGTCGGCGTCGCGGCGCAGCGCGTGCGCCGTCTCCTGGGCCTCGGCGACGATCTGGGCCGCCCGCTCCTGCGCGGCCGTCACGACGCTCTCCTGCTCGACCAGCTCCGCCGCGCGCGCCCGCGCCCGCGCGAGGACGGCGTCGGCCTCCGCCTGCGCGGCCGACCGGGCCGCGTCGGCGTCCGCCAGGACCTCGTCCGCGCGGTGCAGCTGGTCGGGCAGCGCCGCACGCACCTGGTCGACGAGCTCCAGGAGCTCGGCGCGGTTCACCAGCACCGACGACGACATGGGCATCGCCCGCGCCTGGCCCACCGCCTCCTCGATCGCGTCGAGCACCCCGGCGACCCCCTCGGTGCGCTCCTCGGCGTCGTCCACGTCCTGCGTCATCGTGCGTCCCCTCCCTCGTCGCCGGCAGCGGGCGTCAGCGCGTGCCGCACTGCCGCCGCGACCGTCGGCGTCACCATGTCCTCGATCCGTCCACCGTGCCGGGCCACGTCCTTGACCAGCGACGACGCGACGTGCGCGAGGCCCGGGTCACCGAGGACGAAGACCGTCTCGACACCTGACAGGTGCCTGTTCATCAGCGCCATCGCGAGCTCGGCGTCCAGGTCGGCCCCGCTGCGCAGCCCTTTGACCACGGCGCGCGCGCCCAGGTCGCGCACGAGGTCGACGAGCAGCCCGTCCGTCGCCACGACCCGCACGCCGTCCACCCCTCGCAGCGCGTCGGCGGCGAGGCGCACCCGCTCGGTCGGCGACAGCAGCGAGCGCTTGGACGAGTTGTGGGCGACGGCGACGACGACCTCGTCGAACATGCTCCGGGCGCGCCGCACCACGTCGACGTGGCCGAGCGTGATCGGGTCGAACGACCCCGGGCAGACCGCGATGCTCACGGACGCCAACCTACGTCACGGACCCGCGACGCTCGCGGCGGCGACCCGCTAGCGTGCGGCGATGGCGACGATCCGCGCGGCGGGACCGGCCGACGTCGCGCACCTGCGGACCGTGTGCGCGCTGGCCTACCGCGACAACCCGCTGATGCGGTGGGTGCTGCCCGACGCCGCGACGCGCGACGACGCGTGCGCCGCCTGGCTCGGTCCGGCGCTCGAGCGGTACCTGGCGGCGGGCCGCGTCGACGTCCTGACGGCGGCGGACGACGTCGTCGCGGTGGCCGCCTGGCGCGTGCCCGGCCTCGACCCCGCCGGCACCGCGGCCGCGGCCACGCTGCCGCAGCCGGCGGGCGTGCTGCGCGCGCTCGTGGGGCGGGCACGCGCCGCCGAGGTGCTGGCGGCGCTGGCAGGCTCCGCCGGGCTCGCCCCCGCGGTGCCGGGCCCGTACCTCAACTACCTCGCGGTGCACCCCGACCGGCAGGGGCGGGGTCACGGGGGCGAGCTGCTGCGCCACGGGCTCGACGCCCTCGCCGGCGCGGCCGGCACGCCGTGGCTGGGGACGACCGACGCGCGCAACGTGCCGTTCTACGAGCGGCACGGCTTCGTCGTCGCGGGCTCCTACGACCTCGCCCCGCACGGTCCGGCGCTCGCGGTGCTGCACCGGCCGTGACGGCGCGGTTGCGACCCGCGCGCGGTGCGGCGAGCCTGACCGGATGACCGGCCCCGCGCGCGACCACGACGTCGTCGTCCTCGGTGCGACCGG contains:
- a CDS encoding response regulator, encoding MIVDDHEVVRRGIAEVVERTDGMTVVAEAGSVADGVRRATLVRPQVMLVDLQLPDGTGIDLIKAVRETLPQARAIVLTSFDDDDALAAALDAGAAAYLLKSVRGAEITDVIRAVAAGRTLLDDRTVARRRAGHEDPTESLTPSELRVLDLIGEGMSNREIAERLGVAEKTVKNHITSLLAKMGLQRRTQVAAWVASRKNSGWRAEPGH
- a CDS encoding NAD(P)-dependent oxidoreductase, encoding MASYRPVTTILIPRDVDGAPSLPSGVVAVPYDVTAPPPPQAAEADALVVWGNPPDRLAELAAAAPRLRWVQTLAAGPDAVLAAGFADDVVVTNGRGLHDATVAEHVLALTLACVRRVPDLVRAQAEHRWAHELGGLQPLHPAGAVRTLIGAQVTVWGFGSIAARLAPLLVGLGARVTGVATSAGERHGFPVVTPADLPDVLPRTDVLIGLLPALDATRHAIGAHVLDLLPSRAWVVNAGRGSTLDEDALLAALRAGGVAGAALDVFATEPLPADSPLWSEPGVLVSPHAAGGRPVGWTDLVADNVDRFLAGRTLRNVVDR
- the mutM gene encoding bifunctional DNA-formamidopyrimidine glycosylase/DNA-(apurinic or apyrimidinic site) lyase — its product is MPELPEVETVRDGLARHVLGRTVTAVRVRRDYSVRRHDAGPTDFAARLTGRRLDAAVRRGKFLWLLLDEGPGRGDDALLAHLGMSGQLLVRGAAPADGGATPGGPVVATGPEGWVEHPHLRVRLELDDGSALDFVDQRTFGHLSVPDLVATDDGAPGGLGSSRAVVPAPVAHIARDLLDPALDRDAVVDALRARRTELKRALLDQTLVSGIGNIYADEALWRARLHGARPTAVLRRADAVRVLAAAAEVMAEALVQGGTSFDALYVNVNGASGYFDRSLAVYGQEGRPCPRCGTPVRRDAFANRSSFTCPRCQPRPRPPRPRQ
- the rnc gene encoding ribonuclease III is translated as MSTAAQSLLEKLGVHLDPELLVLALTHRSFAHEAGGIPTNERLEFLGDTVLGLVVTEHLYRTHPTHAEGDLAKMRAATVSQRALAQVARTLDLGSYVLLGKGELATGGTDKDSILSDTLEAIFGAVYLSHGLEPARELVFRLVSPTLAAAADLGAGLDWKTSLQELSAALGLGAPSYEVTGEGPDHARTFTAHAVVAGEVRGSGTGSAKKIAEQQAASAAWAALSALRDAAQDTASAPEPVAVEGGAAPPTADAR
- the rpmF gene encoding 50S ribosomal protein L32, with protein sequence MAVPKRKMSRSNTRARRSQWKTTATTLTTCPQCKSQTRPHIACPSCGAYNGRRYVEAVRSEHEAV
- a CDS encoding YceD family protein, whose product is MLETHELGRRPGSMRTVQRTVAAPDDLGSGMIGIPPGNDLELDVRLEAVMEGVLVTGSIRGEAVGECVRCLERVVEDVDAPLQELYVYPERAEAAAQSGDDDEDVRELEGDLVDLEPALRDAIVPVLPFRPLCRPDCPGLCSECGERLADDPDHTHETIDPRWAALGSLAGTDDEKRES
- the coaD gene encoding pantetheine-phosphate adenylyltransferase → MSIAVCPGSFDPITLGHVDVVRRARSMFDEVVVAVAHNSSKRSLLSPTERVRLAADALRGVDGVRVVATDGLLVDLVRDLGARAVVKGLRSGADLDAELAMALMNRHLSGVETVFVLGDPGLAHVASSLVKDVARHGGRIEDMVTPTVAAAVRHALTPAAGDEGGDAR
- a CDS encoding GNAT family N-acetyltransferase is translated as MATIRAAGPADVAHLRTVCALAYRDNPLMRWVLPDAATRDDACAAWLGPALERYLAAGRVDVLTAADDVVAVAAWRVPGLDPAGTAAAATLPQPAGVLRALVGRARAAEVLAALAGSAGLAPAVPGPYLNYLAVHPDRQGRGHGGELLRHGLDALAGAAGTPWLGTTDARNVPFYERHGFVVAGSYDLAPHGPALAVLHRP